A genome region from Cucumis sativus cultivar 9930 chromosome 4, Cucumber_9930_V3, whole genome shotgun sequence includes the following:
- the LOC101217073 gene encoding protein WHAT'S THIS FACTOR 1, chloroplastic yields MALCSHFLTPTDWHVTSLSSNLLSGSPLWLHSKVDFKCQRKENFRTHYTLTPCSSIKIVRSRSLDRHAVKHNKTRFVQKLIILLLSKPKHYIPLHILSKCRGYLSLPRPRSLLSMIHRYPSIFELFSIPYPPTPLNATKLYPQLCVRLTPAAASIAKQDSDLKMVISNKLAEKLQKLLMLSSHHRILLSKLVHLAPDLSLPPNFRSRLCNDYPEKFRTVDTSYGRALELVSWDPELAKPLPCIQVPSRELIVDRPLKFNLLRLRKGLNLKRTHQEFLIKFRDLPDVCPYKNPASELAKESLESEKRACAVVREVLGMMVEKRTLIDHLTHFRKDFGLPNKLRGMIVRHPELFYVSLKGQRDSVFLVEGFDDKGVLLEKDETLAIKNQWMTLLKEAKRLRREKKKAQIYDSKYGNDHENNNHDHEMENDYDDDYDDGFESLFQYEDLDFEDENSGVPSIWSNGDFWTTNNVDISNDADGGHIEPW; encoded by the coding sequence ATGGCTTTATGTTCTCATTTCTTGACCCCTACGGACTGGCATGTAACATCCCTTAGTTCAAACCTCCTCAGCGGCAGTCCATTGTGGTTGCACTCCAAAGTCGACTTCAAGtgtcaaagaaaagaaaatttcagaACTCATTATACTTTGACTCCTTGTTCCTCTATCAAGATTGTTCGTAGTCGTTCGTTAGATCGGCATGCtgtaaaacataacaaaactCGATTTGTGCAAAAGCTGATAATCCTACTGCTATCTAAACCAAAGCATTATATACCACTACACATTCTTTCCAAATGCCGTGGCTATCTTTCCCTTCCCAGACCCCGTTCTCTCCTTTCAATGATTCATCGTTATCCTTccatttttgaacttttttcaatCCCTTATCCACCCACACCACTCAATGCAACAAAGCTTTACCCTCAACTTTGTGTTCGTCTAACCCCAGCAGCAGCATCTATTGCTAAACAGGACTCTGATCTCAAAATGGTAATCTCTAACAAATTGGCTGAAAAGCTCCAGAAATTACTTATGCTTTCTTCACACCACAGGATTCTTTTATCAAAGCTGGTTCACCTTGCTCCCGATCTAAGCCTGCCCCCAAATTTTAGGTCCCGTCTCTGTAATGATTATCCAGAAAAATTTAGGACTGTTGATACCTCATATGGCCGTGCACTGGAGCTTGTCTCCTGGGACCCCGAGTTGGCAAAGCCTTTACCTTGCATTCAAGTGCCTTCACGTGAGCTAATTGTGGATAGGccattaaaattcaacttgtTGAGACTAAGAAAGGGGCTGAATTTGAAAAGAACCCACCAGGAATTTCTAATTAAGTTCAGGGATTTGCCAGATGTATGCCCTTACAAAAATCCAGCGAGTGAGTTGGCCAAGGAGTCTCTCGAGTCAGAGAAACGAGCTTGTGCTGTGGTGCGAGAGGTATTGGGGATGATGGTTGAGAAGAGGACTTTAATAGACCACTTGACACATTTCAGAAAAGATTTTGGGCTACCAAATAAACTGAGAGGAATGATTGTGAGGCATCCGGAGTTATTTTATGTGAGTTTGAAGGGTCAGAGAGACTCTGTATTCCTTGTGGAAGGATTTGACGATAAGGGTGTTCTTCTGGAGAAGGATGAGACTTTAgcaataaaaaatcaatggaTGACGCTTTTGAAGGAAGCAAAAAGGTTGAGAcgggagaagaagaaggctCAAATATATGACAGTAAATATGGAAATGATCATGAAAACAATAATCATGATCATGAGATGGAAAATGACTATGACGACGATTACGATGATGGTTTTGAGAGTTTATTTCAGTATGAggatttagattttgaagATGAGAACAGTGGTGTGCCAAGCATTTGGTCGAATGGAGACTTTTGGACTACAAATAACGTAGATATTAGTAATGATGCAGATGGAGGTCACATAGAACCTTGGTGa
- the LOC101216837 gene encoding putative disease resistance protein RGA3 codes for MAEFLWTFAAQELLKKTVKLAAEQIGLAWGFNNELSNLRDSLLMVEAILRDVDRIKAEHQAVKLWVEKLEAIIFEVDVLLDELAYEDLRRKVEPQKEMMVSNFISFSKTPLVFRLKMANKIKNIAKMLERHYSAASTVGLVAILSKQTEPDFSQIQETDSFLDEYGVIGRESEVLEIVNVSVDLSYRENLSVLPIVGMGGLGKTALAKVIFNHELIKGNFDRAVWVCVSEPFLIKKILRAILETLNSHFGGLDSKEALLQELQKLLNDKKYFLVLDDVWNENPILWNELKGCLLKISQRSGNVVVVTTRSDRVAEIMETHSRYHLTKLSDDHCWSLFKKYAFGNELLRIPELDIVQKELVKRFGGIPLAVKVMGGIVKFDENHEGLQKSLENLMRLQLQDENHVVSTIKLTVDRLPLPSLKQCFAYCSNFPKDFKFRKEALIQMWIAQGFIQPSLGSDEMMEDIGEKYFNVLLSRFLFQDIVKDNRGRIIFCKMHDLIHDVACAISNSPGLKWDPSDLFDGEPWRRQACFASLELKTPDCNENPSRKLHMLTFDSHVFHNKVTNFLYLRVLITHSWFICKLPNSIAKLKHLRYLDISYSTIRELPDSAVLLYNLQTLKLSRFLNGLPKNLRKLVSLRHLEFFSDPCNPKQMPQHLGKLIQLQTLSSFVVGFDDGCKIEELRSLRNLKGKLSLLCLERVKSKKEAMAANLVEKRNISYLSFYWALRCERSEGSNYNDLNVLEGLQPHKNLQALRIQNFLGKLLPNVIFVENLVEIYLHECEMCETLPTLGQLSKLEVLELRCLYSVRSIGEEFYGNYLEKMILFPTLKAFHICEMINLENWEEIMVVSNGTIFSNLESFNIVCCPRLTSIPNLFASQHESSFPSLQHSAKLRSLKILGCESLQKQPNGLEFCSSLENMWISNCSNLNYPPSLQNMQNLTSLSITEFRKLPDGLAQVCKLKSLSVHGYLQGYDWSPLVHLGSLENLVLVDLDGSGAIQLPQQLEQLTSLRSLHISHFSGIEALPEWFGNFTCLETLKLYNCVNLKDMASKEAMSKLTRLTSLRVYGCPQLKLNIGDFERVNISLVPTIS; via the coding sequence ATGGCGGAATTTCTTTGGACTTTCGCAGCTCAAGAGCTGTTGAAGAAGACAGTGAAGCTCGCAGCAGAACAGATCGGCCTGGCATGGGGTTTCAACAATGAGCTGTCAAACCTCAGAGACTCTCTACTTATGGTGGAAGCCATTCTTCGTGATGTCGACAGAATTAAGGCAGAGCATCAAGCTGTGAAGCTATGGGTAGAGAAGCTTGAAGCTATTATTTTCGAAGTCGATGTTCTACTGGATGAGCTCGCTTACGAAGATCTTCGCCGCAAGGTTGAACCCCAAAAAGAGATGATGGTAagtaatttcatttctttctccaAAACCCCTCTTGTTTTTCGTCTCAAAATGGCCAATAAAATCAAGAACATTGCTAAGATGTTGGAAAGACATTATTCTGCTGCTAGTACTGTGGGGCTTGTTGCTATATTATCTAAACAGACTGAACCTGATTTTAGCCAAATTCAGGAGACAGATTCGTTTCTTGATGAGTATGGAGTTATTGGGAGAGAAAGTGAAGTTTTGGAGATTGTGAATGTATCTGTCGATCTTAGCTATAGGGAGAATTTGTCTGTTTTGCCAATTGTTGGCATGGGTGGATTAGGAAAGACAGCTTTGGCTAAGGTAATATTCAATCATGAATTGATAAAGGGGAATTTTGATAGAGCTGTATGGGTGTGTGTTTCGGAACCTTTTCTTATCAAGAAGATTTTAAGAGCAATTTTGGAAACTCTTAATTCTCATTTTGGTGGCTTAGATAGTAAAGAAGCCTTACTTCAAGAGCTACAAAAGTTGTTGAAtgataaaaagtattttctaGTTCTTGATGATGTTTGGAATGAGAATCCTATCCTCTGGAATGAGTTGAAAGGTTGTTTGTTAAAGATTAGCCAAAGATCTGGAAATGTTGTTGTTGTGACTACTAGGAGTGACAGAGTTGCTGAAATCATGGAGACACATTCTAGATATCATTTGACAAAACTATCCGATGACCATTGCTGGTCTTTATTCAAGAAATATGCATTTGGAAATGAATTGCTACGAATTCCTGAATTGGATATTGTTCAGAAAGAGCTCGTTAAAAGATTTGGAGGCATACCATTGGCTGTAAAAGTGATGGGAGGAATCGTTAAATTTGACGAGAATCACGAGGGATTGCAGAAATCTTTGGAGAATCTAATGAGACTTCAATTGCAAGATGAAAACCATGTTGTATCCACAATAAAGTTAACTGTAGATCGCCTACCATTGCCATCGTTAAAACAATGTTTTGCCTACTgttcaaattttccaaaagaCTTTAAGTTCAGAAAAGAAGCCCTTATTCAGATGTGGATAGCACAAGGCTTTATTCAACCGTCTTTGGGAAGTGATGAAATGATGGAGGATATTGGTGAGAAGTACTTCAATGTTTTGTTGTCTCGCTTCTTGTTTCAAGATATTGTCAAGGATAATAGAGGGAGAATTATATTCTGTAAGATGCATGATCTTATACATGATGTTGCATGTGCTATTTCAAATTCTCCAGGATTGAAATGGGATCCTTCAGATTTGTTTGATGGAGAACCTTGGAGACGTCAAGCTTGCTTTGCTAGCCTTGAACTAAAAACGCCAGATTGTAATGAAAATCCTTCTAGAAAGTTGCACATGTTGACATTTGATAGTCATGTGTTTCACAATAAGGTCACAAACTTTCTCTACTTGCGGGTTTTAATTACACATTCGTGGTTTATATGTAAATTACCAAATTCAATTGCTAAGCTGAAGCATTTGAGGTATCTTGACATTTCATATTCTACCATAAGGGAGCTACCAGATTCCGCTGTTTTGCTTTATAATTTGCAAACACTGAAGCTTTCAAGATTTTTAAACGGCCTTCCAAAAAATTTGAGGAAGTTGGTTAGTTTAAGACATTTAGAATTTTTCTCTGATCCTTGTAATCCTAAACAAATGCCTCAACATTTGGGTAAATTGATTCAACTTCAAACGTTGTCTAGCTTTGTAGTTGGGTTTGATGATGGATGTAAGATAGAAGAACTCAGATCTTTGAGAAATCTTAAAGGTAAGTTAAGCCTTTTATGTCTTGAGCGAgtgaaaagtaaaaaggaaGCCATGGCTGCAAATTTGGTGGAGAAGAGGAATATTTCATATCTGTCTTTTTATTGGGCCTTGAGATGTGAAAGATCAGAGGGAAGCAACTACAATGATCTGAACGTGTTAGAAGGACTTCAACCACATAAAAATCTTCAAGCTTTGagaattcaaaactttttagGCAAACTTCTGCCCAATGTTATTTTTGTCGAAAATTTGGTCGAGATATATCTACACGAATGCGAAATGTGTGAAACTTTACCAACACTTGGGCAGTTATCAAAGCTTGAAGTACTCGAACTTCGTTGTCTATATAGTGTAAGAAGTATTGGAGAAGAATTTTATGGGAATTACCTTGAGAAGATGATTTTATTCCCAACATTGAAAGCATTTCATATCTGTGAAATGATCAATCTAGAGAATTGGGAAGAAATAATGGTTGTATCAAATGGTACAATCTTTTCCAACCTTGAAAGCTTCAACATTGTTTGTTGTCCGAGATTGACGAGCATTCCAAACCTTTTTGCATCTCAGCATGAGAGTTCATTTCCAAGCTTACAACATTCGGCAAAGCTTCGATCTCTAAAGATTTTGGGATGTGAAAGTTTGCAAAAACAACCAAATGGTTTAGAATTCTGCAGCTCCCTTGAAAACATGTGGATAAGCAACTGTTCTAACTTGAACTACCCTCCAAGCTTGCAGAATATGCAGAATTTAACTTCTTTAAGCATAACCGAGTTTCGAAAGCTGCCAGACGGGTTAGCTCAGGTTTGTAAGTTGAAAAGCTTGAGTGTTCATGGTTACTTGCAAGGTTACGATTGGAGTCCTCTTGTACATCTTGGTTCACTCGAAAATCTTGTGTTGGTTGACTTGGATGGAAGTGGTGCAATACAACTTCCTCAACAACTTGAGCAACTCACTTCTTTGAGATCACTGCATATTTCGCATTTTAGTGGCATTGAAGCGCTACCAGAATGGTTCGGAAACTTTACATGTTTGGAAACGTTGAAGCTTTACAATTGTGTAAACTTGAAAGACATGGCGTCGAAGGAAGCTATGTCAAAACTTACAAGATTAACGAGTCTACGAGTTTATGGATGTCCACAACTTAAGCTTAATATAGGAGACTTTGAGCGGGTAAACATTTCCCTTGTACCTACCATCAGTTGA
- the LOC101216607 gene encoding putative disease resistance protein RGA3, with product MADFLWSFAVDEVLKKTVKLVAEQIGMSWGFKKDLSKLRDSLLMVEAILRDVNRIKAEHQALRLWVEKLEHIVFEADVLLDELSYEDLRRKVDARPVRSFVSSSKNPLVFRLKMANKIKAIAKRLDEHYCAASIMGLVAITSKEVESEPSQILETDSFLDEIGVIGREAEVLEIVNKLLELSKQEAALSVLPIVGIGGLGKTSLAKAIFHHEMIRENFDRMIWVCVSEPFVINKILRAILETLNANFGGLDNKEALLQELQKLLRNKKYFLVLDDVWNENPDLWNELRACLLKANKKFGSVIVVTTRSDEVANIVETNHQRHRLRKLSNDYCWTLFEKCAFGSDLPVTPRVDHVIREELVKRFGGIPLVVKVFGGMVKLDKNKCCQGLRSTLENLIISPLQYENSILSTIKLSVDRLPSSSLKQCFAYCSNFPRGFLFIREPLVQMWIAQGFIHLPSGSNVTMEDIGANYFNTLLSRSLFQDVVKDDRERILYCKMHDVVHDVACAISNAQKLRLSGKSNGDKALSIGHEIRTLHCSENVVERFHLPTFDSHVFHNEISNFTYLCVLIIHSWFIHQLPDSIAKLKHLRYLDISHSLIRTLPDSIVSLYNLQTLRLGSKIMHLPTKLRKLVNLRHLEFSLSTQTKQMPQHLSRLLQLQTLSSFVVGFDKGCKIEELGPLNNLKGELSLFHLEHVKSKTEAMAANLAMKENISDLYFQWSLLSEREDCSNNDLNVLEGLRPHKNLQALKIENFGGVLPNGLFVENLVEVILYDCKRCETLPMLGHLSKLELLHIRCLDSVKSIGDEFYGNNNSYHNEWSSLLFPKLKTLHISQMKSLELWQEIGSSSNYGATFPHLESLSIVWCSKLMNIPNLFQVPPKLQSLKIFYCEKLTKLPHWLNLCSSIENMVICNCPNVNNNSLPNLKSMPNLSSLSIQAFEKLPEGLATIHNLKRLDVYGELQGLDWSPFMYLNSSIEILRLVNTGVSNLLLQLPRQLEYLTALRSLDIERFSDIDSLPEWLGNLTSLETLNLRYCKNLKSFPSIEAMSNLTKLSRLETYECFQLKLDEGSYERAKIAHVHDISC from the coding sequence ATGGCGGATTTCCTATGGAGCTTTGCTGTAGATGAAGTGTTAAAGAAGACAGTGAAGCTTGTGGCAGAGCAAATTGGCATGTCATGGGGGTTTAAGAAGGATCTTTCAAAACTAAGGGACTCTTTACTAATGGTAGAAGCCATCCTACGTGATGTTAACAGAATCAAGGCAGAACATCAAGCCTTGAGGCTATGGGTGGAGAAGCTTGAACATATCGTTTTTGAAGCCGACGTTTTACTCGACGAGCTCTCTTACGAAGATCTTCGACGCAAGGTGGACGCCAGGCCGGTACGTAGTTTCGTTTCATCCTCCAAAAATCCCCTTGTTTTTCGCCTCAAAATGGccaataaaattaaagctATTGCTAAAAGGTTAGACGAGCATTATTGTGCAGCGAGTATCATGGGGCTTGTTGCTATAACATCCAAAGAAGTCGAGTCCGAACCTAGCCAAATTCTAGAGACAGACTCGTTTCTTGATGAGATTGGAGTTATAGGGAGGGAAGCTGAAGTATTAGAGATAGTGAATAAACTACTTGAACTTAGCAAACAAGAAGCAGCTCTATCTGTTTTACCAATTGTTGGTATAGGTGGACTAGGAAAAACATCTTTGGCGAAGGCGATATTTCATCATGAAATGATAAGGGAGAATTTCGATAGAATGATATGGGTGTGTGTGTCTGAACCTTTTGTTATCAACAAGATTTTAAGAGCAATTTTGGAAACTCTTAATGCTAATTTTGGTGGATTAGACAATAAGGAAGCTTTACTTCAAGAGCTTCAAAAATTGTTGAGGAACAAAAAGTATTTTCTGGTGCTTGACGATGTCTGGAATGAAAATCCTGATCTGTGGAATGAGTTAAGGGCTTGTTTGCTAAAGgccaataaaaaatttggaagtGTTATTGTTGTGACTACTAGGAGTGATGAAGTTGCAAATATTGTGGAGACAAATCATCAAAGACATCGTTTGAGAAAGTTATCAAATGATTATTGTTGgactttatttgaaaaatgtgcATTTGGAAGTGATTTGCCAGTGACTCCAAGAGTTGATCATGTAATCAGAGAAGAGCTTGTTAAAAGATTTGGTGGCATACCTTTGGTTGTGAAAGTGTTTGGAGGAATGGTGAAATTAGACAAGAATAAATGTTGTCAAGGATTGCGATCAACTTTGGAAAATCTAATCATAAGTCCATTACAATatgaaaatagtattttatCTACCATAAAATTAAGTGTGGACAGGCTGCCATCATCTTCATTGAAGCAATGTTTTGCCTATTGTTCAAACTTTCCACGAGGCTTCTTATTTATAAGAGAACCACTTGTTCAAATGTGGATAGCACAAGGGTTTATTCATCTACCTAGTGGGAGCAATGTAACGATGGAGGATATTGGAGCAAACTACTTTAATACTTTGTTGTCTCGCTCTTTGTTTCAAGATGTCGTCAAAGATGACAGAGAAAGAATTCTGTATTGCAAGATGCACGATGTTGTACATGATGTTGCATGTGCTATTTCAAATGCTCAAAAATTGAGACTGAGTGGCAAATCTAATGGAGACAAAGCTCTTTCGATCGGTCATGAAATTAGAACACTTCATTGCAGTGAAAATGTTGTTGAACGGTTTCACCTGCCAACCTTTGATAGTCATGTATTTCACAATGAGATCAGCAACTTCACCTACTTGTGcgttttaattattcattcatGGTTTATACATCAACTGCCAGATTCAATTGCTAAGTTGAAGCATTTAAGGTACCTCGACATTTCACACTCTCTAATAAGAACGCTTCCAGACTCTATTGTTTCACTCTATAATCTGCAGACATTGAGGCTTGGAAGTAAAATTATGCATCTTCCtacaaaattgagaaaattggtCAATTTAAGGCATTTAgaattctctctctcaactCAAACTAAACAAATGCCTCAACATCTGAGTCGATTGCTTCAACTTCAAACGCTTTCGAGTTTTGTAGTCGGTTTCGACAAAGGATGTAAGATAGAGGAACTTGGACCACTGAATAACCTTAAAGGTGAACTAAGCCTTTTCCATCTTGAGCATGTCAAAAGTAAAACCGAGGCTATGGCTGCAAATTTGGCAATGAAGGAAAACATTTCTGATCTATATTTTCAATGGAGTTTGTTAAGTGAAAGAGAAGATTGTAGTAACAATGATTTGAATGTGTTGGAAGGGCTTCGACCACACAAAAACCTTCAAGccttgaaaattgaaaactttggAGGTGTTCTGCCTAATGGCctctttgttgaaaatttggtGGAGGTAATTCTATATGATTGCAAAAGATGTGAAACTTTGCCAATGTTGGGGCACTTATCTAAGCTTGAATTACTTCATATTCGTTGCTTAGATAGTGTAAAAAGTATTGGGGATGAATTTTATGGGAACAATAATAGTTACCACAATGAGTGGTCTTCATTGTTATTCCCTAAACTCAAGACCCTTCATATTTCCcaaatgaaaagtttagaGCTTTGGCAAGAAATAGGGAGTTCATCAAACTATGGTGCGACCTTTCCTCATCTTGAAAGCTTGAGCATTGTTTGGTGTTCGAAATTGATGAATATTCCTAACCTTTTTCAAGTTCCTCCAAAGCTTCAATCTCTCAAGATTTTTTATTGTGAAAAATTGACAAAGTTACCACATTGGTTAAATCTCTGCAGCTCCATTGAAAATATGGTCATATGCAATTGTCCTAACGTTAACAATAATTCTCttccaaatttgaaaagtatgCCAAACTTGTCGTCCTTGAGCATCCAAGCTTTCGAGAAGTTGCCGGAGGGGCTTGCCACCATTCATAACTTGAAAAGATTGGATGTTTATGGGGAATTGCAAGGTTTGGATTGGAGTCCATTCATGTATCTCAATTCATCGATTGAAATTCTTCGGTTGGTTAACACAGGAGTAAGTAATTTACTTCTGCAACTTCCTCGACAACTTGAGTATCTCACCGCTTTAAGATCATTGGATATCGAACGTTTTAGTGACATTGATTCTTTGCCAGAATGGTTGGGAAACCTTACATCTTTAGAGACGTTAAATCTACGTTATtgcaaaaatttgaaaagtttccCTTCAATAGAAGCCATGTCTAATCTCACCAAATTAAGTCGTTTGGAAACTTATGAATGTTTCCAACTTAAACTCGACGAAGGTAGCTATGAGCGGGCGAAAATTGCGCATGTACATGATATTAGCTGCTAG